The genomic segment CCACCGCTTCGTTATTCATATCTTCCAGGGCATTCTGATACTGCCGCATACACTCCGCCATCCCGGTTCCCATCATGCGGCTTAAGAAAAATACGCCCACACCCATAGGAACCAGGCTGATCAGGCCAAATCTCCAGTCAAAGACCAGAAGAAGCACGAGAACAGCGACAGGCGTTACGACAGCCCCTGCCAGGTCCGGAAGCTGATGGG from the Anaerotignum faecicola genome contains:
- a CDS encoding ABC transporter transmembrane domain-containing protein produces the protein HHLTRLPVGYFKQEGSGKLRRIIDDGAGQTETYLAHQLPDLAGAVVTPVAVLVLLLVFDWRFGLISLVPMGVGVFFLSRMMGTGMAECMRQYQNALEDMNNEAVEYVRGIPVVKTFQQSIFSFKSFHDSILRYRDWAVNY